A genomic region of Papaver somniferum cultivar HN1 chromosome 7, ASM357369v1, whole genome shotgun sequence contains the following coding sequences:
- the LOC113298258 gene encoding putative serine/threonine-protein kinase isoform X3 yields MDLAPFLKTKGGSTKKKAVIGFVVGGAAFILSLIAVITLFMLFKRRPKKARKGNILGATELRGPEVFGYKDLKSATRNFSEENKLGEGGFGDVYKGILKNEKIVAVKKLAFIQSSRAKIDFDSEVKLISNVHHRNLVRLLGCCSKSQVLILVYEYMANSSLDKFLYGEKRGTLNWKQRFDIILGIARGLSYLHHEFHVCIIHRDIKSSNILLDDDFQPKIADFGLARLLPEDQSHLSTKFAGTLGYTAPEYAIHGQLSEKVDTYSYGVVLLEIISGRKINDIKLEPITQYLLEWAWRCYEDETLMDLVDKDLDANEYEPHEVKKVLEIALICTQSSVSLRPTMSEVVVMLLSRDSQKLRPTKPTFIDAFSRVRGDTSTSTAGSSTSNATMSFTEVSSR; encoded by the exons ATGGACCTCGCACCTTTCTTGAAGACAAAAG GAGGTTCAACCAAAAAGAAAGCTGTCATTGGATTCGTCGTTGGAGGGGCTGCTTTCATATTGTCCCTGATTGCTGTCATTACATTATTTATGTTATTCAAACGAAGACCGAAGAAGGCTCGTAAAG GGAATATTTTAGGGGCAACTGAGTTAAGAGGACCAGAGGTCTTCGGTTATAAAGATCTTAAATCTGCAACAAGAAATTTTAGTGAAGAAAATAAACTTGGAGAAGGAGGATTTGGAGATGTTTACAAG GGTATTTTAAAGAATGAGAAAATTGTTGCAGTCAAGAAACTTGCATTCATCCAGTCTAGCAGAGCGAAGATAGATTTCGATAGCGAAGTGAAGCTAATTAGTAATGTCCATCACCGGAACCTTGTTCGGCTTCTTGGTTGTTGTAGTAAAAGCCAAGTATTAATATTGGTTTATGAATACATGGCAAACAGCAGCCTTGACAAATTCTTATACG GTGAGAAGCGAGGGACGCTAAATTGGAAGCAGCGATTTGATATAATTCTTGGCATTGCCCGGGGACTATCATATCTACATCACGAGTTTCATGTTTGTATTATACACCGGGATATAAAGTCCAGTAATATACTTTTAGATGATGATTTCCAACCTAAAATTGCCGATTTCGGTTTGGCAAGACTTCTTCCAGAGGATCAAAGTCATCTTAGCACTAAATTCGCCGGAACCTT GGGTTACACGGCACCAGAGTACGCAATCCATGGTCAGTTATCCGAGAAGGTTGACACTTACAGCTATGGTGTAGTTCTTCTTGAAATCATAAGTGGTCGAAAGATCAACGATATAAAACTTGAACCTATTACTCAGTACCTTCTTGAATGG GCTTGGAGATGTTACGAGGATGAGACACTGATGGATTTGGTTGATAAAGATTTAGACGCAAATGAGTACGAACCACACGAAGTAAAGAAAGTTCTAGAGATTGCTTTGATATGTACACAGTCCTCGGTTTCACTGAGACCAACAATGTCTGAAGTCGTTGTTATGTTGTTAAGCAGAGATTCCCAAAAGTTAAGACCAACTAAACCTACATTCATTGATGCGTTTAGTAGGGTTCGTGGAGATACGTCGACGTCAACCGCTGGTTCATCCACATCTAACGCCACTATGTCATTTACTGAAGTCTCCAGTCGCTGA